One Methylobacterium sp. AMS5 genomic region harbors:
- a CDS encoding PAS domain-containing protein, translating to MAIFHSEQDSILAAVDRAQGRIEFAMDGTITNANANFLDLIGYTLDEVRGRSHAMLMPPEQRESPEYKAFWEALRRGEFQAREFRRIGKDGRSIWLQAAYNPILDRRGRPYKVVKFATDITAQTERNAGYEGQIAAINRSQAVIHFGLDGTITDANANFLDVLGYRLDEIRGRHHSLFVDPEEVKSTAYAAFWRSLANGTYQAGEFRRLAKGGREIWIYGTYNPVLDSEGRPCAVVKFASDVTQAVADRLRRANGQRAIESDLGTITGAMSQVSRQANETAAAVAVTSDNVQSVAAGAEEFAASILELSRHASQAKSAADAAVSRAEEAGGIVSGLTATAERIGEVVSVIRSIADQTNLLALNATIEAARAGAAGRGFAVVATEVKALASQSSRATEDIGQQIAAVQDSSARAVDAIRAIVSTITDLSEISMSVSSAVTEQAAVTQEIASNMQTAARSVDAVRRNADGIALAANEVDLSVQKVTASARALA from the coding sequence GTGGCGATCTTCCATTCCGAACAAGATTCCATCCTTGCTGCCGTCGATCGTGCTCAAGGCCGTATCGAGTTCGCAATGGACGGCACGATCACGAACGCGAACGCCAACTTCCTCGACCTCATCGGCTACACCCTCGATGAGGTGCGTGGTCGTTCACACGCGATGTTGATGCCGCCCGAACAGCGCGAGAGCCCGGAATACAAGGCCTTTTGGGAGGCTCTGCGCCGGGGCGAGTTCCAGGCCCGAGAGTTCCGGCGCATCGGCAAGGACGGCCGGTCGATCTGGCTCCAGGCCGCCTACAACCCGATTCTCGACCGGCGCGGGCGGCCCTACAAGGTGGTGAAATTCGCCACCGACATCACGGCCCAGACCGAGCGCAACGCGGGCTACGAGGGGCAGATCGCCGCGATCAACCGGTCTCAGGCGGTGATCCATTTCGGCCTCGACGGCACGATCACCGATGCCAACGCGAACTTCCTCGATGTCCTGGGTTACCGGCTCGACGAGATCCGCGGCCGGCATCACAGTCTTTTCGTCGATCCCGAGGAAGTGAAGAGCACGGCCTATGCCGCGTTCTGGCGGTCGCTCGCGAACGGCACCTATCAAGCCGGCGAGTTCCGGCGGCTCGCCAAGGGCGGACGCGAGATCTGGATCTACGGCACCTACAATCCTGTTCTCGACAGCGAAGGGCGCCCCTGCGCCGTGGTGAAATTCGCCAGCGACGTCACCCAGGCCGTGGCCGACCGCCTTCGGCGGGCGAACGGGCAGCGCGCCATCGAGTCCGATCTCGGCACCATCACCGGCGCGATGTCGCAAGTCAGCCGTCAGGCCAACGAGACGGCGGCCGCGGTGGCCGTGACCTCCGACAACGTCCAGTCCGTTGCCGCGGGCGCCGAGGAATTCGCAGCCTCGATCCTGGAACTCAGCCGCCATGCCTCGCAGGCCAAGTCCGCCGCCGACGCGGCCGTGAGCCGCGCCGAGGAGGCGGGGGGCATCGTCAGCGGATTGACCGCCACCGCCGAGCGCATCGGCGAGGTGGTCTCCGTGATCCGCTCGATCGCCGACCAGACCAACCTGCTCGCGCTCAACGCCACCATCGAGGCGGCCCGCGCCGGAGCGGCCGGTCGCGGCTTTGCCGTGGTCGCCACGGAAGTGAAGGCGCTGGCGAGTCAGTCGTCGCGCGCCACCGAGGATATCGGTCAGCAGATCGCCGCCGTGCAGGATTCCTCGGCCCGGGCCGTCGATGCGATCCGTGCCATCGTCTCGACCATCACGGATCTCAGCGAGATCTCGATGAGCGTCTCCTCCGCCGTCACGGAGCAGGCCGCGGTCACGCAGGAGATCGCGAGCAACATGCAGACCGCCGCACGGAGCGTGGACGCCGTGCGCCGCAACGCTGACGGCATCGCCCTCGCGGCGAACGAGGTCGATCTCTCCGTGCAGAAGGTGACCGCCTCCGCCCGCGCGCTCGCCTGA
- the galE gene encoding UDP-glucose 4-epimerase GalE produces MAVLVTGGAGYIGSHMVLALVDAGHEEVVVLDDLSTGYDWALPPEVRLVVGDVADQALVTETILRHQIDAVAHFAAKIVVPESVADPLGYYLANTVKTRALIETAARTNVRHFIFSSTAAVYGEPETVPVPETLATNPINPYGRSKLMSEWMLADAAAAHGFTYGVLRYFNVAGADPRGRSGQSMPAATHLIKVATQAALGQRTHLEVFGTDYPTRDGSCLRDYIQVSDLAAAHLTVLDHLRGGGGSLTVNCGYGRGYSVLEVVEVVKRISGRDFEVRLSPRRAGDPAQIIAGADRIRNELGWTPKHDDLDAIVAQALAWEDTLAKRNLT; encoded by the coding sequence ATGGCGGTTCTGGTCACGGGCGGCGCGGGCTACATCGGCAGCCATATGGTGCTCGCGCTGGTCGATGCCGGGCATGAGGAGGTCGTGGTCCTCGACGACCTCTCGACCGGTTACGACTGGGCTCTGCCTCCGGAAGTGCGTCTCGTCGTCGGCGACGTGGCCGACCAAGCGCTCGTCACCGAGACCATCCTGCGCCACCAGATCGACGCGGTCGCGCATTTCGCGGCCAAGATCGTCGTGCCGGAATCGGTCGCCGACCCGTTGGGCTACTATCTCGCCAACACCGTGAAGACACGCGCGCTGATCGAGACGGCCGCGCGCACGAATGTGCGGCACTTCATCTTTTCCTCGACGGCGGCCGTCTACGGCGAGCCCGAGACCGTGCCGGTGCCCGAGACCCTGGCGACGAACCCGATCAACCCCTACGGCCGCTCGAAGCTGATGAGCGAGTGGATGCTCGCGGATGCCGCCGCCGCGCACGGCTTCACCTACGGGGTGCTGCGCTACTTCAACGTGGCCGGGGCCGATCCGCGCGGGCGTTCCGGGCAATCGATGCCGGCGGCCACCCACCTCATCAAGGTCGCGACGCAGGCCGCGCTCGGTCAGCGCACGCATCTGGAGGTGTTCGGCACCGACTATCCCACCCGCGACGGCTCGTGCCTGCGCGACTACATCCAAGTCTCGGATCTGGCCGCGGCGCATCTCACCGTTCTCGACCATCTGCGCGGCGGCGGCGGCAGCCTGACCGTCAATTGCGGCTACGGCCGGGGCTACTCGGTTCTGGAGGTCGTGGAGGTGGTCAAGCGCATCTCAGGCCGTGACTTCGAGGTGCGCTTGTCGCCCCGCCGTGCCGGTGATCCGGCCCAGATCATCGCCGGTGCCGACCGCATCCGCAACGAACTCGGCTGGACCCCGAAACACGACGACCTCGACGCCATCGTCGCCCAGGCGCTCGCCTGGGAGGATACCCTGGCGAAGCGGAATTTGACGTGA
- a CDS encoding IS630 family transposase (programmed frameshift), whose amino-acid sequence MGRPYSQDLRERVVKAAATTSRRQAAARFGVGIATSIRWMAALTTTGTVAARPQGRARRSKLDPHEAFLRGLIDGQDDITLEEMRARLRDEHALTVGLGTLWSFLDARDLTLEKKTAHAAEQERPDVKAAREAWFEGQPDLDPARLVFLDETWTSTNMARTRGRSPRGERLRSPIPHGHWKTTTLVAGLRLSGIAAPFVLDGPINRDAFQAYVDQVLVPELGPGDIVVMDNLGSHKRPAVRAAIAAAGARLLFLPPYSPDFNPIEMAFSKLKALLRKAAERTVEGLWSAIGRLVDTVTPDECANFFAAAGYEPD is encoded by the exons ATGGGCCGACCCTACAGCCAGGACCTGCGCGAGCGCGTGGTGAAGGCCGCGGCAACGACTTCGCGCCGCCAGGCGGCCGCGCGGTTTGGGGTCGGCATCGCGACCTCGATCCGCTGGATGGCCGCGCTCACGACGACTGGGACGGTGGCCGCTCGTCCGCAAGGGCGAGCGCGCCGCTCGAAGCTCGATCCGCACGAGGCCTTCTTGCGCGGACTGATCGACGGACAAGACGATATCACCCTTGAGGAGATGCGCGCCCGGCTCCGGGACGAGCACGCTCTCACGGTGGGGCTCGGCACCCTGTGGAGCTTCCTCGACGCACGCGATCTCACCT TAGAAAAAAAGACAGCTCACGCCGCCGAGCAGGAACGCCCGGACGTGAAAGCGGCGCGCGAGGCCTGGTTCGAGGGCCAGCCCGATCTCGACCCTGCGCGCCTGGTTTTCCTCGACGAGACCTGGACCTCCACCAACATGGCTCGCACCCGTGGGCGTTCACCGCGCGGCGAGCGGCTGCGCTCGCCCATCCCGCACGGTCACTGGAAGACCACGACCCTGGTCGCCGGCCTGCGCCTGTCCGGGATCGCCGCGCCGTTCGTGCTCGATGGGCCGATCAACCGCGACGCCTTCCAGGCCTACGTCGATCAGGTTCTGGTGCCCGAACTCGGCCCCGGCGACATCGTCGTCATGGACAACCTTGGAAGCCACAAGCGGCCGGCCGTGCGTGCCGCGATCGCGGCAGCCGGCGCGCGGCTCTTGTTCCTCCCGCCCTACTCGCCCGACTTCAACCCCATCGAGATGGCGTTCTCGAAGCTGAAGGCGCTCCTGCGCAAAGCGGCCGAGCGAACCGTCGAGGGATTGTGGTCGGCCATCGGACGCCTCGTCGACACCGTCACGCCAGACGAGTGCGCCAACTTCTTCGCCGCAGCAGGATACGAACCAGATTAA
- a CDS encoding IS110-like element ISMex9 family transposase has protein sequence MSEQHHVGLDVSVKETAICIVDPHGKVVHRAAVESHPEVIGRHRIDLGHAYARVGLEAGPLSPWLYAGLVEVGLPAICVETRHMHAALWARINKTDRNDALGIAQMMRVGLFKPVHVKTPASQQRRLLLTSRKLLQRKAYDIESDLRGQLRNFGLKVGVVGAVGFEQRVRDLVLDLPFVAAVVLPLLEARAALRTQLAKLHKMLLEQVRTDPVCRRLMTAPGVGPVVALTYRTCVDNPARLGRSQCVGAHYGLTPRLYQSGETMRVGRISKCGDRMMRAALYEAALVLLTGSRGRWSGLKVWGLAVAKRRGMQKALVAVARKLAIVLHRMWRDGTDFRWSAAATTAA, from the coding sequence ATGAGTGAGCAGCACCACGTCGGCCTCGATGTCTCCGTGAAGGAGACCGCGATCTGCATCGTCGATCCCCACGGCAAGGTCGTGCACCGCGCCGCCGTCGAGAGCCACCCCGAGGTGATCGGCCGGCATCGGATCGATCTCGGCCATGCCTACGCGCGGGTCGGCCTGGAGGCGGGACCGCTCTCGCCGTGGCTCTACGCCGGCTTGGTCGAGGTCGGACTGCCGGCGATCTGCGTCGAGACCCGTCACATGCACGCCGCCCTCTGGGCGCGCATCAACAAGACCGACCGCAACGACGCCCTGGGCATCGCGCAGATGATGCGGGTCGGGCTGTTCAAGCCGGTCCACGTCAAGACGCCGGCCAGCCAGCAGCGCCGCCTCCTCCTGACCTCGCGCAAGCTCCTGCAGCGCAAGGCCTACGACATCGAGAGCGACCTGCGCGGCCAGCTGCGCAACTTCGGCCTCAAGGTCGGCGTCGTCGGGGCGGTGGGCTTCGAGCAGCGCGTGCGCGACCTCGTGCTCGATCTGCCCTTCGTCGCCGCCGTGGTCCTGCCGCTGTTGGAGGCGCGCGCGGCGCTTCGGACCCAACTCGCCAAGCTGCACAAGATGTTGCTGGAGCAGGTTCGCACCGACCCAGTCTGCCGGCGATTGATGACCGCGCCCGGAGTGGGGCCGGTCGTGGCGCTGACCTACCGCACCTGCGTCGACAACCCGGCCCGGTTGGGACGTTCGCAGTGCGTCGGGGCGCATTACGGTCTGACGCCGCGGCTCTACCAGTCCGGCGAGACGATGCGGGTCGGGCGGATCTCGAAGTGCGGGGATCGGATGATGCGCGCCGCGCTCTACGAGGCCGCGCTCGTGCTGCTGACCGGCTCACGCGGCCGGTGGTCAGGGCTGAAGGTGTGGGGGTTGGCCGTCGCCAAGCGCCGGGGCATGCAGAAAGCCCTCGTGGCCGTTGCCCGCAAGCTGGCGATCGTGTTGCACCGCATGTGGCGCGACGGGACGGACTTCCGTTGGTCGGCCGCGGCCACGACAGCGGCCTGA
- a CDS encoding ABC transporter permease — protein MAAQIEPPARQLQPPSRLDVYLRVLSALMLRDMRSRFGGTYWGYLVQVLWPCVHLGIIVGAMTYRGLKPPMTDSAMLFVATGALPALGFQYISREVMKGYLIHKPLTYFPQVKGFDTVVARCLVETVSSFMGVILILIVLYCFGADPVPTDMFCAMTGYLAAIFLGIGIGTINVGICSVFPGWALGYILVTLLLYLTSGVYFLACYMPDEIYSWMKWNPVTQIIEWVRLGYDPSLPVQIDYVYIFGWIFGSLVIGLLMERYVVRSQQ, from the coding sequence ATGGCCGCACAAATTGAACCGCCCGCGCGTCAATTGCAACCGCCGAGCCGCCTCGACGTCTATCTCCGCGTCCTCAGCGCTTTGATGCTGCGCGATATGCGCAGTCGCTTCGGCGGAACCTACTGGGGCTACTTGGTGCAGGTGCTCTGGCCGTGTGTGCACCTCGGGATCATCGTAGGAGCAATGACATATCGCGGCCTGAAGCCGCCCATGACAGACAGCGCCATGCTGTTCGTTGCTACAGGTGCGTTGCCCGCACTCGGATTTCAGTACATTTCGCGTGAGGTCATGAAAGGATATTTGATTCACAAGCCTTTGACCTATTTTCCTCAAGTCAAAGGTTTCGATACTGTAGTCGCCCGCTGCTTGGTTGAAACTGTCAGCAGCTTCATGGGCGTTATTTTGATCTTAATCGTACTTTATTGTTTTGGCGCTGACCCCGTGCCAACCGATATGTTTTGCGCAATGACTGGGTACTTGGCCGCCATTTTCCTTGGAATAGGGATCGGAACAATCAACGTAGGGATATGTTCTGTTTTTCCTGGGTGGGCATTGGGTTATATCCTAGTCACATTGTTGCTATACCTTACAAGTGGCGTTTACTTTCTGGCATGTTATATGCCGGATGAAATATATAGTTGGATGAAATGGAACCCGGTTACCCAAATAATAGAATGGGTAAGATTAGGTTACGATCCGTCCCTGCCTGTTCAAATTGATTACGTCTATATTTTTGGGTGGATCTTTGGTAGTTTGGTCATCGGACTTCTCATGGAGCGCTACGTAGTTCGATCGCAGCAGTAA
- a CDS encoding uroporphyrinogen-III synthase: protein MRIWVSRPEPGASRTARRLAELGHAALVAPVLRIAPSDGPPPAGRFDGLILTSANAVAPLAAAGLPEAPVFAVGTRTTERAERAGLRSVHCADGDAVSLARLVAAHVRPGGTLLHAAGEDRKAEPAASLTAAGYGVTTWTAYAALAEATLPESVARALMGRDGAPPPDAALHFSRRSAEIAVHLSGKAGLSGAFRALAHYCLSPDVALGLVELGVAAHFVAARPSEEALLAGLAASD, encoded by the coding sequence ATGCGGATCTGGGTGTCGCGGCCCGAGCCGGGCGCGAGCCGCACGGCACGGCGGCTGGCCGAGCTCGGCCATGCGGCGCTGGTGGCGCCCGTGCTGCGGATCGCGCCGAGCGACGGGCCGCCGCCGGCCGGCCGGTTCGACGGGCTGATCCTGACGAGCGCCAATGCCGTCGCGCCGCTCGCCGCAGCGGGTCTTCCCGAGGCACCGGTCTTCGCCGTCGGCACCCGCACCACCGAGCGGGCGGAACGGGCGGGCCTGCGCTCCGTGCACTGTGCCGACGGGGACGCCGTCAGCTTGGCCCGGCTCGTCGCGGCCCATGTGAGGCCGGGCGGCACCCTTCTCCACGCGGCCGGCGAGGACCGCAAGGCCGAGCCCGCCGCGAGCCTCACGGCCGCGGGCTACGGCGTCACGACCTGGACCGCCTACGCGGCTCTGGCCGAGGCGACCCTGCCGGAATCGGTAGCGCGGGCGCTGATGGGACGGGACGGCGCGCCGCCGCCCGATGCGGCCCTGCATTTTTCACGGCGGAGCGCCGAAATCGCGGTGCATTTGTCCGGCAAAGCCGGTCTGAGCGGAGCGTTTCGGGCGCTGGCGCATTACTGCCTGTCCCCGGACGTGGCCTTGGGACTGGTCGAGCTCGGCGTCGCGGCCCATTTTGTAGCGGCGCGCCCGAGCGAGGAGGCTCTCCTCGCCGGTCTCGCGGCTTCGGACTGA
- the tsaD gene encoding tRNA (adenosine(37)-N6)-threonylcarbamoyltransferase complex transferase subunit TsaD, protein MKILGIETTCDETAAAVVTLGEDERGQILSNEVLSQIAEHAAYGGVVPEIAARAHVEVLDRLIARALQRAGTTLKDIDGIAVAAGPGLIGGVLIGLVTAKTLALVARKPLLAVNHLEAHALTPRLTDGLAFPYLLLLASGGHTQLVAVKGVGDYVRLGTTIDDAIGEAFDKVAKLLGLGYPGGPEVERQAESGNPERFALPRPMIGRRQADFSLSGLKTALRIEAERLEPLASQDVADLCASFQAAVVDVVVDRVRVALRAFAGVAGHPTALVAAGGVAANGAIRRALAAQAGEVGLSFVAPPLPLCGDNGAMIAWAGLERLRLGLVDDLTVPARARWPFAAVAPAA, encoded by the coding sequence ATGAAGATCCTCGGCATCGAGACAACCTGCGACGAGACCGCCGCCGCCGTCGTGACGCTCGGTGAGGACGAGCGCGGACAGATCCTCTCCAACGAGGTGCTGAGCCAGATCGCCGAGCACGCGGCCTATGGCGGCGTCGTGCCGGAGATCGCCGCCCGCGCCCATGTCGAGGTGCTCGACCGGCTGATCGCCCGGGCGCTCCAGCGGGCGGGGACGACGCTGAAGGACATCGACGGGATCGCGGTCGCCGCCGGGCCCGGCCTGATCGGCGGTGTGCTGATCGGCCTCGTCACGGCCAAGACCCTGGCCCTCGTCGCTCGTAAGCCCCTCCTCGCGGTCAACCATCTCGAGGCGCACGCGCTGACGCCACGGCTCACCGACGGGCTCGCCTTCCCCTATCTGCTGCTGCTGGCCTCGGGCGGGCATACGCAGCTCGTCGCGGTGAAGGGGGTGGGCGATTACGTCCGGCTCGGCACCACCATCGACGACGCCATCGGCGAGGCCTTCGACAAGGTCGCCAAGCTTCTCGGGCTCGGCTATCCCGGCGGCCCCGAGGTGGAGCGGCAGGCGGAGAGCGGCAATCCGGAGCGGTTCGCGTTGCCTCGGCCGATGATCGGGCGGCGGCAGGCGGATTTCTCGCTGTCGGGCCTCAAGACGGCCCTGCGCATCGAGGCCGAACGGCTCGAACCCCTCGCCTCGCAGGACGTGGCCGATCTCTGTGCGAGCTTCCAGGCGGCGGTGGTGGATGTGGTGGTGGACCGCGTCCGCGTCGCCCTGCGCGCCTTCGCGGGCGTCGCCGGGCATCCGACGGCTTTGGTCGCGGCAGGCGGTGTGGCCGCCAACGGAGCGATCCGCCGGGCACTCGCCGCGCAGGCGGGCGAGGTGGGCTTGAGCTTCGTCGCGCCGCCGCTGCCGCTGTGCGGCGACAACGGCGCGATGATCGCCTGGGCGGGGCTGGAGCGCCTGCGCCTCGGCCTCGTCGACGATCTCACCGTCCCGGCCCGCGCCCGCTGGCCCTTCGCCGCGGTCGCCCCGGCCGCCTGA
- a CDS encoding heme biosynthesis HemY N-terminal domain-containing protein — MWRALVFLALLAVAAYGAVWIADHPGTVTVVWNGYEIGMSLAIALTGVLVAAIVLGLIWAIVTGVIGLPASISRSTRERRRNKGLASLSRGMIAVGSGDPLAARRHAGDAERLLGSQPLTLLLKAQAAQISGDRDAAERAFQRMADDPETRVLGLRGLFVEARRREDEGAARAYAAEAARLAPSVTWANEAVLEAQCADGEWSAATETVERRAALGLMDKHAARRQRAVLLTAAAQRHEAGEPDTATEQALKAVKLAPDLVPAAVIAGRLLARRNDLRKAAKIVEAAWKATPHPELAKVYLNLRTGDSARDRLARAENLAKLSSWEPESRLVIAQAATEAKDFGRAREALAPLADDRPTARVCRMMARIEAAEHGAESGRSREWLARAARAPRDPAWVADGIISERWAPVSPVSGRLDAFVWKTPPEILAGPEDDDAPAPAPAEPTVPVAIPTAPVPAPVTTDSPAPSTPGFLQTGAGTPSVVPTPAPVNGPTGPSPATQATPTDRPRRIA; from the coding sequence ATGTGGCGCGCCCTCGTCTTCCTGGCCCTCTTGGCCGTCGCCGCCTACGGCGCGGTGTGGATCGCCGACCATCCGGGCACCGTGACCGTCGTCTGGAACGGCTACGAGATCGGCATGAGCCTCGCCATCGCCCTCACCGGCGTGCTGGTGGCGGCGATCGTCCTCGGCCTGATCTGGGCAATCGTGACCGGCGTGATCGGCTTACCCGCCAGCATCAGCCGCTCGACCCGCGAGCGCCGCCGCAACAAGGGCCTCGCCTCGCTCTCGCGCGGCATGATCGCTGTCGGCTCCGGTGATCCGCTCGCCGCCCGCCGCCACGCGGGCGACGCCGAGCGCCTGCTTGGCAGCCAGCCGCTGACGCTTCTCCTCAAGGCCCAGGCGGCCCAGATTTCCGGAGACAGGGACGCGGCCGAGCGTGCCTTCCAGCGCATGGCGGACGATCCCGAGACCCGCGTGCTGGGTCTGCGCGGCCTGTTCGTCGAGGCCCGTCGCCGTGAGGACGAGGGCGCCGCCCGCGCCTACGCCGCCGAGGCCGCCCGCCTCGCGCCGAGCGTCACCTGGGCGAACGAGGCGGTGCTGGAGGCGCAATGCGCCGACGGCGAGTGGTCCGCCGCGACCGAGACCGTGGAGCGCCGCGCGGCGCTCGGGCTGATGGACAAGCACGCAGCCCGCCGTCAGCGCGCGGTGCTGCTCACCGCAGCCGCCCAGCGCCACGAGGCCGGCGAGCCCGATACCGCCACCGAGCAGGCGCTCAAGGCCGTCAAGCTCGCCCCCGACCTCGTGCCGGCGGCCGTCATTGCCGGCCGGCTGCTCGCCCGGCGCAACGATCTGCGCAAGGCCGCCAAGATCGTCGAAGCTGCCTGGAAGGCCACCCCGCATCCGGAACTCGCCAAGGTCTACCTCAACCTTCGCACGGGCGACTCGGCCCGCGACCGGCTGGCCCGCGCCGAGAATCTCGCCAAGCTCTCGTCCTGGGAGCCGGAATCGCGTCTGGTGATCGCCCAGGCCGCAACCGAGGCCAAGGATTTCGGCCGCGCCCGCGAGGCGCTGGCGCCTCTGGCCGACGACCGGCCGACGGCGCGCGTCTGCCGGATGATGGCGCGGATCGAGGCCGCCGAGCATGGCGCCGAGAGCGGGCGCTCCCGCGAGTGGCTGGCCCGTGCCGCCCGCGCCCCGCGTGACCCGGCCTGGGTCGCCGACGGCATCATCTCCGAGCGTTGGGCGCCGGTCTCGCCGGTCTCCGGCCGTCTCGACGCCTTCGTGTGGAAGACCCCGCCCGAAATCCTGGCTGGCCCCGAGGACGACGACGCCCCCGCCCCGGCTCCTGCCGAACCCACCGTCCCGGTCGCGATCCCGACCGCGCCCGTGCCGGCTCCGGTCACCACGGACAGCCCGGCCCCGTCTACGCCCGGCTTCCTCCAGACCGGTGCAGGCACCCCCTCGGTCGTGCCGACGCCCGCGCCGGTCAATGGCCCCACCGGCCCGTCACCGGCCACGCAAGCCACCCCGACGGACCGCCCACGCCGCATCGCCTGA